A segment of the Fusarium oxysporum f. sp. lycopersici 4287 chromosome 4, whole genome shotgun sequence genome:
gtaataaggGGCTGTAACCAAAGGCTCTGGCGCCAAGAAGCCCATCCTCTTCGgcgttgttgaagaggagaacaATACCGTTCTTGGGTTGGCGTCCTTTGAGTGTGAAGTAACTCAAAAGCTGCAGCATCGACACGCAGGACATACCATCGTCGGTGGCACCATAACCGGTGGAAACGCTGAAACATTGTCAGTTAAAGAAATGCAACATCTTGTTTTCACGTACGAATCAAAGTGGCAGTTGACAAGAACACCGCCCTGGCCACGGAACTTCTTGTACTTGGATTCATCACGCCACCATTCACCCTCGGGATCGTCTTTGCCGTGGATGTAGACATAGTAGTTGTTGCCCTCAAAGTACTGTCCCAACCATGTTCCTTTGGAAATGTTGGAGCCCATGCGCCGAGCAGTGTTGTAAGTCCAGGAAACGTTGGAAGTCCTGTCATCGAAGAGAGTTGCTCCACGAGGCTTATCCTGGGCTGAGACCAGCGAATCTTGATTCTCCATAGAAGATGTTCTACTCATGTTAACGATATGCGCGTGAGAGCGCGACTGGGACTGACCTCGAGTGCCATTCTACACCACCAATCGTTTCGGTAGTATACGACATGTCATTGCGATCGAGAATCTCCTTGGTGCGGTTAATGAGGAACTCGCGTACTCGGTCATTTTCGTGACTGTTGTAGGGATGATAGGCGCGAGTAATGGTCTGTAAATCGAGCCATGCCTCGGTCAAGTTGAGACCCTGATACAGGGATCGATCAGCCGGAGCTGAAGGAACAGTTTCGTGGACCCAAATAAGAGGAATAAAAAGAGCGAGATATATAGCAGTCGTCCAGAACGACACAGGCCCTGGCCGGAAGGCAAGAGGATTCTTAGCCctcatgatgagatgatgatTTGGTTTGAATTGAAGCTGAGGTAATCCTAGGTGACGCGCTCACGTCAGTGCGTCGCGGAGTGGAAAAAAAGTATAGGTGAAAAGTATATGACGATTAAAGTTGTAGGATCATGGTCAGGTCTCGAATCAGCGCGTAGTAGTGCAAAGGCTGAGAATCACGAGGAAAAGAGCTAAGAAGATGGAAGATAAGACAAGGCAGTTGAGGGAGAGTACGAGACGGAAGAGGGATCTAGTTAGATCAGATGACCCTCGTCATGAAAATGAAACAAGAAGGCACTGCACAAGACACCTCAAGAACGCGACTTCCTCAAGGCGTCGTAGTCACCTCACTCGAGTGCACCAAAAACTGAAATATCGTCGAGTACTAAATTGAGATGAAGTTTGTAGAACTTGATGAGCCAAGGTGAGGCAACTGTTGCTGATTGTGTTGCTTCCATTCCCTTGTCACATGGCCCAAGCTCCCTGTTCCGGTAGGTAAAAAGATACGTACAATGACGCCAGAACCACTGCAATGCGGGGTCTACGCATGTATGAGCTGCATTAAATGAGTTTACGTGCATAAACAGGGCATTTCACAATTGGAGACTCCTTCAGCAAGATCACAGTGATAGGAGAGACAGATCATAACTAAAACGACTCAATTATCAAGTACAATTTGCCTACGCGATTAGTTCCTTGCTTTAATGATTTATCTCGCAAAACACAAGCTGAACATCAAAGCTCGTTGATATGAAGCAATGAAACGTAGTCTCATATTGCAGTCAGTGGTTAGTTTGCTGCCACGTTAGAAACGATCGCTTATCCTCCGTTGTCGGTGTCCGGTTATATAACGATTCTTAAACTATAGTCGATGTTTAAAGCTGTGTCAGAAAGCCTCTCAGAACCAAAAAGCCTCGTTAGTCTGCTCATTTAAGCACcaggaggtggaggaggtggaggctGATCACTGGGAGGTGGTGGCGGGGCATCTCCAgaaggcggaggaggaggtggtgcAGCGCCGGCATACTGCTGAATGAAGGCGTTAATGTCTCCAAGGCCTGGGGGAGCaccaggaggaggaggaggcgcaCTGCCAGGAGCACCAAGACCAGGGGGAGCTCCCATTCCGGGAGCAGCACCGTAGGCACCGTAGCCAGGATAACCAGCATACCCACCCTGAGTTCCAGGAGCCTGTTGCGCCCATGGAGCAGCGGCACCTGAGGCACCTGCGTAAGCTTGTCCGTAGTAGCTATCACCACTGTTACCGGCGTGATGATCTTCGTTGCGACCACCGCGATCTCTAGCCCAGGGAGCTGCCGATCCACCTTCGTTAGAATCCTGGTTGCGGCTGCGCCATGGTGCAGGACCACCAGTTGGACCTCGTTGCCAAGGCTTCGCGTCTCCGTTGTTCTGAGCGCCAGGGCCGGCCTCGATACGCGCAGGAGCTCCAGAAGACCCTCCACCAAGCTCTTGCATGAGTTGCTAATGTGTGTTAGTATTGTATAAGAAGGAGAAACAGCGGTTTTCTTACCTCGTATTCACGGTCAACATCATCTCCGCCACCGATACGACCAGCAGGGCGAGCGCCAGCATCGTTGTTGCGCCAGCTAGCACCACGCTGTCGGTCAGGACAATCGCGCGCCATATGACCAGCGTTGCCACAGACGCGACAGATAATGCTCGCAGTGTAGTTTTGTTTCTCAGGGCAGTCGTACTTGCGGTGACCGATCTTGCCACAGTTCTGGCAAGCCTGGTTCTCGTCGTCTCGGAGGGTACCGTTGAGTGCGGCGAGTTCTCGGAGCTGGTTTCGCTTGAGTTCGTTCTGGCCTTCAGGAATGGACGCAGCCTGGACAGTGTTAGTATAAATCTTGTGGGGCTTGAGGGTAGACTTACAGTCTCAATGACGTTGTGGATGAGCTTCTTAGCCTTGTTGACCTTCTCTTCGGTATCGGCCATGATGAGACAGTGCAGATCTTCTTCCTGGTTGCTGGCGTGCGCGGCATCAGACCGACCCTTACCCTCCTTTACGGAGCCCTTGCCACGAATGGCGATCTTGGCACCTGAGTCTCCCTCCATTTTCTTCAGAGTATTACCTCGAGGTCCGATAAGTAAACCAACTTTAGTACGAGAG
Coding sequences within it:
- a CDS encoding branchpoint-bridging protein → MSWRSQGITGSNNIPLGKRRFGDEEEEFNGNVGVDRDLKRGRDPEPRSEADGPRRRKKRNRWGDASENKAAGLMGLPTAILSNMTSEQLEAYTLHLRIEEISQKLRIDDVVPADGDRSPSPAPQYDNHGRRINTREYRYRKKLEDERHKLIEKAMKTIPNYHPPQDYRRPTKTQEKVYVPVNDYPEINFIGLLIGPRGNTLKKMEGDSGAKIAIRGKGSVKEGKGRSDAAHASNQEEDLHCLIMADTEEKVNKAKKLIHNVIETAASIPEGQNELKRNQLRELAALNGTLRDDENQACQNCGKIGHRKYDCPEKQNYTASIICRVCGNAGHMARDCPDRQRGASWRNNDAGARPAGRIGGGDDVDREYEQLMQELGGGSSGAPARIEAGPGAQNNGDAKPWQRGPTGGPAPWRSRNQDSNEGGSAAPWARDRGGRNEDHHAGNSGDSYYGQAYAGASGAAAPWAQQAPGTQGGYAGYPGYGAYGAAPGMGAPPGLGAPGSAPPPPPGAPPGLGDINAFIQQYAGAAPPPPPPSGDAPPPPPSDQPPPPPPPGA